The DNA sequence CTACTTACATTGATGGTTTCTTCATTATGTGTCAGCAAATTATTAAGCCTATCCAGATCTCTTTCCCTTTCTCTTagtgagagctgcagctgatggatcTCATTGTCTTTCTCCTCAATGGCAGCAAATTTCTCATCCTGTGCTTGCTGTGTGAGCCAAACAGAAGACTGTTAGAATCAAGTCAAAGTCACTGCTGAGAGGATCATACAGAGGGATTACTAACCTCAAGAGCCCTCTCCTTTTCCTTTAGCCTTTGCCGCAATTTGGAAAGCACACTGTCATTACCTGCTGGACTTTTGCTTTGTTCAAAATCTCTGACCATATTTATGTACTCctgaagaagacagaaaaaCTGTGTTAAAATCTGAAAGCATTTAATGATAAATTGTGAAGTTGAATCTTTATATGTTCATGTTTAGTTTTCACCTGtagctgctgctctttgtcaGCTAGAGTGGATGTGAGCCGCTGGATGGTAACTTCATGGGCCTGCAGTTTTCTTTTAGTTTGGTCCAGCAGCTCCTGGTACTGCTGCTCCAGAGCACTCTCCTTCTCCCCCATCTCCCCACTCAGCTTTTTAAGCTGATTGTTGAGATCCTGAAGGGGAAATAGTATTACTCTCTCACATAGAAGCTGATCTTCAGGTAACAGGTAGCAGAAAGCCTGATAGAGTCTGAGTGCAGTCTTACATTCAGGGCTTtgtctcctttcttcttctgttgttggAGGTCCTCCAGTTCCACCTCAAGCTggtccttcacctgctgcatgtcagccagCTCCTGCTCCTTTCTGTCCAGGGCACGCTGCAGTTTTTGTGCTTCAAGCACCTTGGTATGGTGTTCTCCTTGGAGTTGGGCCAACTCTGTTTGCTTTGCCATTAATAGGTTTTGGTGCTCTTCTACTCCCTGCAGGACATACACAAGAATTGTTCATGAACGTAAGATGCTTCATGTCTAAACATGAAGCTAAGAGCCATGGGTGTACTGTTAAAATCATCATATGGCGTGAAGGACTGATCAACAAGGTTTGGGTCTATTTGAACGTTGTATCTGACATGCCTGGTATTTCTGTAGTTGGGCTTTATGCGCTGCCTCTCTGGCCTTTGCCAAAGCGTCATCCCTGTCCTCAATCTCATGACACAGCTCAGCTATCTGTGGAAAAACAAAGGACAGACAATTTTAGAGCTTTGCATAATGTGCTCATAATTCATaattattaacaaaaaaaacgaTTCATCATacctctttttccttttcactGAGGACCTTGGTGAGCCCCTGGATGGTTTTATCTCGCTTCACAGCATTTTTCTTCTCAGAGTTTAGAtcattctctttctcctctAATTTTCCTGTTAGGGTCTGTTTACAAAAAGGCACTGAGTCTTCTCATACAATGTAACCAATCAGTCTTATTGAAAAATTCTTAAATAAGGCAACATGCCATCCTACTGTACCTTGTTTTGATTCTGAGAATCCTCCAGTGTTTTCATCAGAGTCTCGTTACTGATTTTGGTCTGGTTGAGCTCTTCAGTCAGCAGTTTATTGACAGACTCCAGTTGGTTAATGTTACTTTTCTTCTCAGTGAATCCAGAGAACAGaagaacaagagaaaaaagggaaCAATTATTACAAGAATGTTCAGCAACAAAGCTTTTACCCGTCACAGCCGATTAGCTCCACTACAGTAAATTTTCCAGTTGGGAAATAAACTACCTTCACACCGACAGGGGTGTACTCATCGTCAAATTCCTCTGTAAGGTCATGCAGAGACTTCCATTCTGCTTCCCTATGTCTGCGCTTGACTCGGGTGTTGAGAGAGCCAGCATTTAACCTCTTTAAGACAGGGATGTGACTGCCTGCAGGTGAAGAGACTTGCTGTCTAGAGATGCAGCGCAGGAGCTGGATCAGGTCAGAGATCACAGAGGGCTGTGTGGCGGATCTGTGGAACAGCGCTTTGGCTTGAGCCTTTCCTCCTGGGTCATTAGGGGAGCCATATCTGGCAACAGACACCCTAGGCTGACTGAGTTTTTGTTTGGGTGGAGGGTCTGGAAGGGTATCTGAAGAAAAGTCTCGATTTAGTGACTGCAAGGATGCAGAACGACCTTTGAATCCAGGTCTTGGAAGAGTGCCCTTCCGTTGGACCAGGTCAAGGTACAAGTTCTGCGAACGGTGGTGTAAGCCTCTGAACCCAAAAGTCTTCAGCGAGCCATCCAGTCCTGTCCCTGATCCCAGCCTACTGGTCCTAAGACCTGATCTTCCAGAGAACGGCCCTTTACAGACAATTCTATCCAGACTCACACACCTTCTCATGCGATTCCCTACATGACCACTTCCACTTTCTTTGAAATGCAGTCCTTCATGGGTAAGCTGATATGCAGCCTCGTCTTCAGGACTGCCCAATTCAGAGGACCTGAGTGTGGTTCTGGAGCCGGTGCTGTCTTTATCACTCTTGTCTAGGCTTGGGTTATTTTTGTAGTAGAGGTGGGCAATGCACTGCATCAggtgttctttctccg is a window from the Parambassis ranga chromosome 12, fParRan2.1, whole genome shotgun sequence genome containing:
- the LOC114444055 gene encoding uncharacterized protein LOC114444055, whose product is MRDPCRICGVRLGGSQCRWIFSSSGKRKLQVILSHVLGWEVTRDGRGEFLCGKCVFQLEKVVECDVNISQLQEEHSSQLQKLQAEKEHLMQCIAHLYYKNNPSLDKSDKDSTGSRTTLRSSELGSPEDEAAYQLTHEGLHFKESGSGHVGNRMRRCVSLDRIVCKGPFSGRSGLRTSRLGSGTGLDGSLKTFGFRGLHHRSQNLYLDLVQRKGTLPRPGFKGRSASLQSLNRDFSSDTLPDPPPKQKLSQPRVSVARYGSPNDPGGKAQAKALFHRSATQPSVISDLIQLLRCISRQQVSSPAGSHIPVLKRLNAGSLNTRVKRRHREAEWKSLHDLTEEFDDEYTPVGVKVVYFPTGKFTVVELIGCDG